From one Nicotiana tomentosiformis unplaced genomic scaffold, ASM39032v3 Un00001, whole genome shotgun sequence genomic stretch:
- the LOC138903780 gene encoding uncharacterized protein: protein MNFKDATSAAQAAAEFSEQACQAARAVVELSRQNWNMNFKDATSAAQAAAEFSEKARQAARAVVELSRQNWNMNFKDATSAAQAAAEFSEHACQAARAYVELSRQYCVDDGGSFHLSYKDERQNCNMNFKDATSAAQAAAEFSEHACQAARAYVELSRQYCVDDGGSFHLSFKDERQNWNMNFKDATSAAQAAAEFSEQARQAARAVVELSRQNWNMKFKDATSAAQAAAEFSEQARQAARAVVELSRQNWNMKFKDATSAAQEAAEFSEYARLTARAVVELSRQNWNMKFKDATSAAQATAEFEEQVSLASRAVVELSRKYYVDDGQG, encoded by the exons atgaattttaaggatgctacctctgctgctcaagctgcggctgagttttcagaacaagCATGccaagctgcaagagctgttgtagaactttcaag gcagaattggaacatgaattttaaggatgctacctctgctgctcaagctgcggctgaatTTTCAGAAAAAGCACGccaagctgcaagagctgttgtagaactttcaag gcagaattggaacatgaattttaaggatgctacctctgctgctcaagctgcggctgagttttcagaacatgcatgCCAAGCTGCAAGAGcttatgtagaactttcaaggcaatattgtgttgatgatggtggttcattccacttaagttacaaggatgaaag gcagaattgtaacatgaattttaaggatgctacctctgctgctcaagctgcggctgagttttcagaacatgcatgCCAAGCTGCAAGAGcttatgtagaactttcaaggcaatattgtgttgatgatggtggttcattccacttaagtttcaaggatgaaag gcagaattggaacatgaattttaaggatgctacctctgctgctcaagctgcggctgagttttcagaacaagCACGccaagctgcaagagctgttgtagaactttcaag gcagaattggaacatgaaatttaaggatgctacctctgctgctcaagctgcggctgagttttcagaacaagCACGccaagctgcaagagctgttgtagaactttcaag gcagaattggaacatgaaatttaaggatgctacctctgctgctcaagaagcggctgagttttcagaatatGCACGCCtaactgcaagagctgttgtagaactttcaag gcagaattggaacatgaaatttaaggatgctacctctgctgctcaagcaacagcagaGTTTGAAGAACAagtaagcctagcttccagagctgttgtagaactttcaaggaaatattatgttgatgatggtcaaggatga